One region of Solea senegalensis isolate Sse05_10M linkage group LG14, IFAPA_SoseM_1, whole genome shotgun sequence genomic DNA includes:
- the ccn1 gene encoding CCN family member 1, giving the protein MLMLTVVATFLGSLNLVLSFSSCPSVCECPLEMPKCAPGVGVVLDGCGCCKVCARQLNEDCSLTEPCDHTKGLECNFGASFAAATTRGICRAKSEGRPCEYNSRIYQNGESFQPNCKHQCTCIDGAVGCVPLCPQELSLPNLGCANPRLVKVAGQCCEEWACDDGKETDILEKLFGKDTMTDELERDLTNRNELIAIVKGRLKTLPAFISQPEVHMFDSQKCIVQTTPWSQCSKTCGTGISTRVTNNNSECKLVKETRMCEVRPCTQSSYSSLKKGKKCSRTKKSSQPVKFTYAGCSSLKKYRSKYCGACVDGRCCSPHKTRTIRVKFRCEDGETFNKNVMMIESCKCTYNCPHANEASYPFYRLSNDIHKFRD; this is encoded by the exons ATGCTGATGCTTACTGTTGTCGCTACCTTTTTGGGAAGCCTGAACTTG GTCCTTTCCTTCTCCTCGTGTCCCTCCGTGTGTGAGTGTCCCCTGGAGATGCCCAAGTGCGCACCCGGCGTCGGCGTCGTCCTTGACGGCTGCGGCTGCTGCAAAGTCTGCGCCCGGCAGCTGAACGAGGACTGCAGCCTGACCGAGCCTTGTGACCACACTAAAGGGCTGGAGTGTAACTTTGGGGCCAGctttgctgctgctactactcgTGGCATCTGCCGAG CCAAGTCAGAAGGCAGACCATGCGAGTACAATAGCAGGATCTACCAGAATGGGGAGAGTTTCCAGCCCAACTGTAAACACCAGTGCACATGCATCGACGGGGCAGTGGGATGTGTCCCACTGTGTCCACAGGAGCTCTCGCTGCCCAACCTGGGCTGTGCCAACCCCAGACTAGTCAAGGTGGCAGGCCAGTGCTGTGAGGAGTGGGCGTGTGATGATGGCAAAGAGACAGACATCCTGGAGAAACTCTTTGGAAAAGACACAATGACTGATGAGCTGGAGAGAGACCTCACCAACAGGAACGAGCTCATTGCAATCGTGAAGGGAAGACTCAAGACCCTACCAG CATTCATATCTCAGCCTGAAGTCCACATGTTTGACAGCCAGAAGTGCATCGTCCAAACCACACCCTGGTCCCAGTGCTCTAAGACCTGTGGTACTGGCATCTCCACCAGAGtcaccaacaacaacagcgaATGCAAGCTGGTCAAAGAGACAAGAATGTGTGAAGTGCGGCCATGCACCCAGTCATCTTACTCCAGTCTAAAG AAGGGAAAGAAGTGCAGCAGAACCAAGAAGTCCAGTCAGCCGGTGAAGTTCACCTACGCCGGCTGCTCCAGCCTGAAGAAGTACAGGTCTAAGTACTGTGGCGCCTGCGTGGACGGCCGCTGCTGCAGCCCTCACAAGACCAGGACCATCCGGGTCAAGTTCCGCTGCGAGGACGGCGAGACCTTCAACAAGAACGTCATGATGATCGAGTCTTGCAAGTGCACCTACAACTGTCCCCATGCCAACGAGGCGTCCTACCCATTCTACCGCCTCTCCAATGACATCCACAAATTCAGAGACTGA